The proteins below come from a single Treponema phagedenis genomic window:
- a CDS encoding nucleotidyltransferase family protein — MKPTLLVMAAGMGSRYGGVKQIEAVGIHDETLLDYAVFDAMKSGFGKVVFVIRKDIEKDFRERFFNRIARNCNAQYVFQSLDSLLTPQQFSEAANRKKPWGTVHALLCGKDAISEPFAVINADDYYGRAAYQTIATHLSTLENDSSQHAMVGYVLENTMSRSGSVSRGVCNVVNGHLVSMRENTKISYRTEGAKEEIISEIDGGITVLTGKETVSMNFFGFTPKIFEYLDGYFKDFIYKQAASEKAECLLPNAVGEMVHAGVGSIKCYTTTERWFGMTYPEDRDIVRGEITKKINENYYPEYLWK; from the coding sequence ATGAAACCTACACTTTTAGTTATGGCTGCTGGGATGGGAAGTCGTTACGGCGGAGTAAAGCAAATAGAAGCGGTCGGGATTCATGATGAAACGCTTTTAGATTATGCTGTTTTCGATGCAATGAAAAGCGGTTTCGGAAAGGTTGTTTTCGTTATTCGAAAAGATATAGAAAAGGATTTTCGAGAGCGTTTTTTTAACCGAATTGCCCGAAATTGCAATGCACAATATGTTTTTCAATCATTGGACTCTCTTTTGACACCGCAGCAGTTTTCAGAGGCGGCAAACAGAAAAAAACCGTGGGGAACAGTACACGCATTGCTTTGCGGAAAAGATGCTATTAGCGAGCCTTTTGCGGTTATTAATGCGGATGACTATTACGGACGTGCAGCGTATCAAACAATCGCAACACATCTATCCACGCTTGAAAATGATTCATCCCAACATGCAATGGTCGGATATGTGCTTGAAAATACTATGAGCCGCTCGGGCTCCGTTTCTCGAGGCGTATGCAATGTGGTGAACGGGCATCTTGTCTCCATGCGGGAAAATACTAAAATTTCATACAGAACCGAAGGGGCAAAAGAGGAGATTATTTCGGAAATTGACGGAGGGATAACCGTCCTCACCGGTAAAGAAACAGTGTCTATGAATTTTTTTGGATTTACTCCGAAAATTTTTGAATACTTGGATGGTTATTTTAAAGATTTTATCTACAAACAAGCTGCAAGTGAAAAAGCTGAGTGCCTTTTACCGAATGCGGTTGGCGAAATGGTTCATGCGGGAGTGGGAAGTATTAAATGCTATACCACCACTGAGCGTTGGTTCGGCATGACATATCCCGAAGATAGAGATATTGTCAGAGGAGAAATCACAAAAAAAATCAATGAGAATTATTATCCTGAATATCTTTGGAAATAA
- a CDS encoding Hsp20/alpha crystallin family protein yields MKNLTLFNPSFTDSLFDAFDKGIGNVGVFAPLSNNPMPNVDVRETEKAYVMEIDLPGYTEKDVDLNLKDRTLTISSAKNDEKEEKKQEGGSEYIIRERSSHHFSRRFTLPEDIDTENVEASFKNGVLTIDIPRKKEAQPRQITIKPHNA; encoded by the coding sequence ATGAAAAACTTAACTCTTTTCAATCCGTCATTTACGGATTCTTTATTCGATGCTTTTGATAAGGGGATTGGAAACGTAGGGGTGTTCGCGCCACTTTCAAACAATCCCATGCCGAATGTCGACGTGCGCGAAACAGAAAAAGCCTATGTTATGGAGATCGATCTTCCCGGTTATACCGAAAAAGATGTTGACCTCAATTTGAAGGACAGAACGTTAACCATCTCCTCGGCTAAAAATGACGAGAAAGAGGAAAAAAAGCAAGAGGGCGGCTCGGAGTATATTATCCGTGAAAGAAGCTCGCATCATTTCAGCAGACGCTTTACTTTACCGGAAGATATCGACACCGAAAATGTTGAGGCATCGTTTAAAAACGGTGTTTTGACCATCGATATTCCTCGAAAAAAGGAAGCGCAGCCGCGGCAAATAACAATAAAACCGCATAACGCATAA
- a CDS encoding NAD(P)/FAD-dependent oxidoreductase has product MEKPRIVVLGAGYAGMRTVKCLQDRRLNMEIILVDKNDYHYEATCIHEVAAGDKTAEQISYKIADVINPKSVTFIQDTVVSISANTKSVVLENNEPLTYDYLVVALGFESETFGIEGVKEHTLELVNLKTAERIRQHLEERFNRYVLTKDDNDLHIIVCGAGFTSIEFVGALLDTIPEYSRQYDFPQERVQITCVEALPNLLPMFHKRLIDYAIKYLRSKNVTILLDAPISKVNENEVQYKRGTRNDSLRANTIVWTTGVRGSSIIGNSGFLEKRGRVSITDFLTHPEHEEIFFLGDVAAFINMATNRPFPTTAQIAIAMGESAAANIANKIRGRSLKPFIFRSKGSVCSIGNTVAFGEVFGINIKGYIASAMKKMIANISLFKTGGLKILFQKGRFDLWR; this is encoded by the coding sequence ATGGAAAAGCCACGAATTGTAGTTTTAGGCGCCGGATATGCAGGAATGAGAACAGTCAAATGCTTGCAAGACAGACGCCTGAATATGGAGATTATTCTCGTTGATAAAAACGACTATCACTATGAAGCTACATGTATTCATGAAGTAGCAGCGGGCGATAAAACCGCTGAGCAAATATCGTATAAGATTGCCGATGTAATTAATCCGAAAAGCGTAACGTTTATTCAAGATACCGTTGTTTCAATTTCCGCAAACACAAAATCGGTTGTGTTAGAAAATAATGAGCCGCTCACGTATGACTATTTGGTAGTTGCACTCGGTTTTGAATCCGAAACATTTGGGATTGAAGGGGTCAAAGAACACACCTTGGAGTTGGTCAATTTAAAAACCGCGGAAAGAATCCGCCAGCATCTTGAAGAGCGGTTTAACAGATATGTACTTACAAAAGATGATAATGATTTACATATTATCGTATGTGGCGCTGGTTTTACCAGTATCGAATTTGTCGGTGCGTTGCTTGATACAATCCCGGAGTACAGCAGGCAATATGATTTTCCGCAAGAACGCGTACAAATTACCTGTGTGGAAGCATTGCCGAATCTGTTGCCGATGTTTCATAAAAGATTGATTGATTACGCCATCAAGTATTTGCGCTCGAAGAATGTAACGATCCTTTTGGACGCTCCAATCAGCAAGGTTAACGAAAACGAAGTGCAGTATAAGCGAGGAACCAGAAATGATTCATTGCGTGCAAATACCATTGTTTGGACAACAGGTGTGCGCGGTAGTAGTATAATCGGTAATTCCGGATTTCTTGAAAAACGGGGAAGAGTTTCAATAACTGATTTTCTTACACATCCCGAGCATGAAGAAATCTTTTTTTTAGGAGATGTTGCCGCTTTTATCAATATGGCAACAAACAGACCGTTTCCAACAACCGCACAAATTGCTATTGCCATGGGTGAATCGGCTGCTGCCAATATTGCAAATAAAATCAGGGGAAGATCTTTAAAACCTTTTATATTCCGCTCTAAAGGAAGTGTTTGTTCAATAGGTAACACCGTCGCTTTCGGAGAGGTTTTCGGGATAAATATAAAAGGCTACATTGCTTCCGCGATGAAAAAAATGATTGCAAACATTTCTTTGTTTAAAACAGGCGGTTTAAAAATACTGTTCCAAAAAGGAAGATTTGATTTGTGGCGTTAA